In Nitrospirota bacterium, the genomic window ACACCTGCTATATTGGTGTGTCAATCATGCATCACACGATCTTTTTATTGCCTTGACTTGAAATGCCCTTTTCTGATACAAACGCCTGTATGAAGATATATGAGATATTTAAGAGTATTCAGGGTGAAACATCGTATGCAGGCATAGCCTTTCTGTTTATCAGAACTTCAGGGTGCAATCTCAGATGTGAATGGTGTGACACGACATATGCGTACGATGAGGGAGAAGAATACTCTATTGATGAGATAATAAAATTGGCAGAGAAGTATGATTGCAGGAACGTCTTAATAACCGGCGGAGAGCCGCTATTGCAGGGAGAAACTCCCCTTCTTGCAGAATCCCTTGTCAAAAAGGGTTACAGGGTTCTCGTTGAGACAAACGGGAGCATTGATATTTCAGGACTCCATCCGGAAGTTATAAAGATTCTCGACATCAAGTGTCCCGGCAGCGGGATGACAGGAAACATCCTGTGGGACAACCTTAAATCAC contains:
- a CDS encoding radical SAM protein produces the protein MKIYEIFKSIQGETSYAGIAFLFIRTSGCNLRCEWCDTTYAYDEGEEYSIDEIIKLAEKYDCRNVLITGGEPLLQGETPLLAESLVKKGYRVLVETNGSIDISGLHPEVIKILDIKCPGSGMTGNILWDNLKSLSPADEVKFIVSDYNDYAWAKAVIESHNLPDICTVLIAPVFSRLDPKKLAEWIINDNLNVRLQLQLHKYIWGADARGV